A region of Asterias amurensis chromosome 20, ASM3211899v1 DNA encodes the following proteins:
- the LOC139952757 gene encoding kelch-like protein 21, translated as MSSYDFTRELSLSSVRSSYSCENSRVLSGSSPHRGSASSPSSASLSSDHESSFVYFDALLPSNVLSLLNEMRLSGECTDTVLCVGSREFTCHRALLAAVSPYFRAMFAGDLRESLESRISLHDLCPRMVGILIEFSYRSRILITEENAEELFITANFLQFEQVAKSCTEFLQRNITAGNCMSLARFAETYRCLPLLRDAEKFILENFESVSEEDEFLDLRFDQLVAYIRHDQLVVQSEKAVYDAVLRWIKSNPEERAFFRSQLLRSIRLPLIEEDILSEMLSCRDEDSLSKSRHCNDVLKEAKCCQWLMKRGYRVLGPGTSPRSPGRRSEVIILVGGHQKGLDGEYIYSDEMFCMDAGEAVKSSYPRWYPLAKMPHHMKRKYSVTALGSDIYVTGGYDTVCDQSSRLVWRYSFSRNRWRPVTSMLEARHSHGSASLNSRLYVVGGKTSFQNTRLDTVECYNPFTDEWKTLPPLPIAVSVPSVVGHHSRLYVIGGATQDECACPHIQCYDPITNAWSLLPNLEFSRKTLRVTVSDDGRMFVLGGRKPREVSEVSVETSEECQHEPSNEQRTFPGITVAGDRLWIFGGKIGEESKSCAEYYDLQTNTWTTLVGFMPKALYMHGCVTIADDA; from the exons ATGTCGTCATACGATTTCACGCGAGAGCTGTCGCTCTCATCTGTAAGGTCATCGTACAGCTGCGAGAATTCACGAGTTTTGAGCGGCTCGTCACCACATCGAGGCTCGGCTTCGTCTCCTTCGTCAGCCTCGCTGTCGAGTGACCATGAATcaagttttgtttactttgaTGCTCTGCTTCCGAGCAACGTCCTGTCTCTTCTGAACGAAATGAGGCTGAGCGGTGAGTGTACGGACACCGTGCTCTGTGTTGGTTCCCGTGAATTCACCTGTCACCGTGCGTTACTCGCTGCGGTCAGCCCGTACTTCAGAGCAATGTTTGCCGGCGATTTACGGGAGAGCTTGGAAAGCCGGATCTCCCTCCATGACCTTTGCCCTCGGATGGTGGGCATCCTGATCGAATTCTCGTACCGGTCTCGCATTCTCATCACTGAGGAGAACGCCGAGGAGCTATTCATCACCGCTAATTTCCTTCAGTTCGAGCAGGTCGCCAAGTCATGCACCGAGTTCCTGCAGAGGAACATCACCGCGGGAAACTGCATGAGTCTCGCGAGGTTTGCCGAGACTTATCGATGTCTTCCGTTGCTGAGAGACGCAGAGAAGTTCATCCTGGAGAACTTTGAGAGCGTTTCAGAAGAAGATGAGTTCTTAGATCTTCGGTTTGACCAACTTGTAGCGTACATTCGCCATGACCAGCTTGTTGTGCAGTCGGAGAAGGCCGTCTACGATGCAGTGTTGAGATGGATCAAATCGAACCCGGAAGAGAGAGCTTTCTTCAGATCACAACTCCTCCGATCGATACGTCTTCCTCTCATCGAAGAGGACATCTTAAGTGAGATGCTCTCATGTCGAGATGAGGACAGTCTCTCTAAGTCAAGACACTGCAATGATGTTCTGAAAGAAGCTAAATGCTGCCAGTGGTTGATGAAACGAGGATACCGCGTGTTGGGCCCGGGTACCTCGCCAAGAAGTCCAGGTCGAAGGTCAGAGGTCATTATACTGGTTGGAGGTCACCAGAAGGGTCTGGATGGAGAGTACATCTACAGTGATGAGATGTTTTGTATGGATGCAGGAGAGGCTGTCAAGTCATCGTATCCAAGATGGTATCCTTTAGCTAAGATGCCGCATCACATGAAAAGAAAGTACAGTGTTACTGCATTAG GTTCTGATATCTATGTTACCGGTGGTTATGACACTGTTTGTGACCAATCATCTCGTCTCGTTTGGCGTTACTCCTTCTCACGTAACCGATGGAGACCAGTCACCAGCATGCTCGAAGCCCGCCATTCTCACGGCTCGGCGTCATTAAACAGTCGTCTGTACGTAGTCGGCGGCAAGACGTCTTTCCAAAACACCCGTTTGGACACAGTAGAATGTTACAACCCATTCACGGATGAATGGAAAACTCTTCCCCCTCTGCCAATTGCCGTCAGCGTACCGTCCGTTGTCGGCCACCATTCAAGATTGTATGTGATTGGTGGAGCCACGCAGGACGAGTGCGCATGCCCGCATATCCAGTGCTACGATCCAATCACAAACGCTTGGTCGCTGCTTCCGAATCTTGAATTCTCCAGAAAAACGCTTCGGGTTACCGTTTCCGATGACGGAAGAATGTTCGTCCTGGGCGGGAGAAAACCTCGCGAAGTTTCCGAAGTCTCGGTGGAAACAAGCGAGGAGTGCCAGCACGAGCCGTCCAATGAGCAGCGGACATTTCCTGGGATCACCGTTGCGGGCGACAGATTGTGGATTTTTGGCGGGAAAATTGGGGAGGAGTCCAAAAGTTGCGCCGAATATTACGATTTACAAACTAACACGTGGACTACGTTAGTAGGGTTCATGCCCAAAGCATTGTACATGCACGGCTGCGTGACGATAGCCGATGACGCGTGA
- the LOC139952291 gene encoding regulator of telomere elongation helicase 1-like: MPVIKCNGVNVEFPFDPYDCQNDYMSKVIECLQSGTNGILESPTGTGKTLCLLCATLAWRNTYISKQELGRCLQSADEEAPPSAGGTEGSFRQKLANDLKEGAGGSWGDEQQQGMFMDRPRIIYASRTHSQLSQAVDQLKDTAYRPRVAVLGSREQLCVHPEVQKAESHTAKVHMCRAKVNSRMCNFYNNLDQKKADKAFTDSILDIEDLVKLGNTHKVCPYYMAKELKTNADIIFMPYNYLLDARARRAHGVELNGNIVIFDEAHNVEKMCEESASFDLTSYDLASCVEETDHLLKKTVEVEMSNQGFRADSDADGDFDASALATLKKLFLDLETEINNMAPPKDGITKPGGFIYELFAKVHITFETKVEILQLLEKIISHLTTSSTIFHNKAAGLEKFCEIINIIFNKASPSGQVEDSGRCYKVHIHPSQQKKGGRTDLWTSKNPTKAANKQGYTLSYWCFSPGFTMKDLVAQGVRSIILTSGTLSPLNSFKSELQIDFPIQLENPHVIGKHQMTVAVMTKGPDNTVLNSSYQTRFNIDYIMSLGNAIVNFARLVPNGLLVFFPSYPVMNNSLEQWQESGIRNRISQYKEVFVEPRGKTDFVQTIEAFYEKINDPKLNGACFFAVCRGKVSEGLDFADINGRAVVITGLPYPPRMDAKIQLKMKYLDEARRRNSTALSGQEWYCQQASRAVNQAIGRVIRHKEDFGAILLCDKRFSHHDTRMQLPSWVRPYVNVYQQFGKAIRDLTTFFRETEKMMPKPKVKQARSSAPVLINQSQCHQQPISAPPLSSLAPVAKATQFDMHVPSLKRNRDGSHVSEAQLKIMYEDSRPTPAKKATGLLNALSNVETTSLDQDDGFLSQRSSQSKNEQSSLLRRLDDQKKKKKIVIKQQNGGRSVLDKKTSSEPSNSDPKKESTSRVEKFMLPAQQYIDEVKRTLSTDSYKAFTSILRSYKKNDNFLVTTSELADLFVTYDESRYHLFRNFYTFARAPHKKNFDKICTDLTGIGCGYKPEHSVPPKLKRIKELPSGNETKPSRVEVNQPINSTESAKGSLPGHTSNPNKKHKFDSMTLSNITASLNHSDEMCRVNHLQGASVTKNPQLAPEATTISHVGGSDREKHLPRPDGLQVQSKDYTSLIVKQKEEAVVSDRLELIQSSRTEKNCFKGRPQALALKSREHKPAESIHLQDTLSAHHNRSKNPVHQEEGRLEPKDQDGTNWIESVSVISPGALGILGENSNQVMRSEKADLSEKEERPEALSVDLSEPQNATIPPVFLGSQPHVEELKTTQRPEQESSSQTLNQDGVDLNGKDRQVIDEEEPMSLDSSVDDVDVLDASKDLFDDCVGQPDHLRGSVMNIESSSSKDCPSIRETNTQQEDSNPEHQKPPQDEVQVGTRNRQDSNLASSTRSKWPRVQKLALEMKRSIKETRESDSGGLKEQKDKQTVEEEDQVKEQSVNKSKHKSKRLTPKRQSDKRRMCMLSGSSKRNADELSTESASSSSEKRTGLLAEVDKRKTPKKANAPSKSFHFKQGLLVKKSEKTPEKQGSLGKLVDSTKSKKTPDKRKLTKTEDNIKSKKTPDKHGRLIKPQDSPKCLTPSKKKSKTSDGLMMKWQTSTNTPTKVSKSITPSKKKSLQSPGTAGRTPSSVSKRQATEGTPSDSRITSDKRRKETDPETPKHKHRRTDGKSGKVTRHRKDERVHSDFTKGSEDNLKENFVIVDGLLKHSCSDKKSPRKRLKTPSPKKKLKRCMQPEEDFQAGLQESKSTPSKEKKAKSTRLRALFKEQSEPQTEKKLNCNLEAP, translated from the exons ATGCCAGTCATCAAGTGTAACGGGGTCAACGTTGAGTTTCCTTTTGACCCGTACGACTGCCAGAATGATTATATGAGTAAGGTCATCGAGTGCCTTCAATCT GGAACAAATGGCATCTTGGAAAGCCCAACAGGGACAGGCAAGACACTGTGTCTGCTGTGTGCTACCCTGGCCTGGAGAAATACCTATATATCCAAGCAGGAATTAGGCAGGTGTCTGCAGAGTGCTGATGAGGAGGCTCCTCCTTCAGCTGGAGGGACGGAGGGAAGCTTCAGGCAGAAACTAGCCAATGATCTGAAAGAAGGGGCTGGAGGATCATGGGGAGACGAACAACAACAAG GGATGTTTATGGATCGGCCAAGAATCATCTACGCATCGCGGACCCACTCACAGCTATCACAGGCTGTGGATCAACTCAAAGATACAGCGTACAG gCCTCGCGTGGCAGTGTTAGGATCCCGTGAACAGCTCTGTGTTCACCCTGAGGTTCAGAAAGCAGAAAGTCACACGGCAAAG GTGCATATGTGCAGAGCTAAGGTGAACAGCAGAATGTGTAATTTCTACAATAATTTAGATC agaAGAAAGCTGACAAAGCGTTCACAGACAGCATCTTAGACATCGAGGATCTTGTCAAGCTAGGAAACACTCACAA GGTGTGTCCGTACTACATGGCTAAGGAGTTAAAAACCAACGCCGATATCATCTTCATGCCTTACAACTACCTCCTAGATGCCAGAGCAAGGAGAGCACATGGTGTAGAACTAAACGGAAACATTGTCATCTTCGATGAGGCACACAACGTT GAGAAGATGTGCGAGGAGAGTGCATCGTTTGATCTGACCTCATATGACCTGGCTTCCTGTGTGGAGGAGACGGACCATCTCTTAAAGAAGACCGTCGAGGTCGAGATGAGTAATCAAGGATTCAGGGCAGATTCGGATGCAG aTGGTGATTTTGATGCATCAGCACTAGCCACATTGAAAA AACTTTTCTTAGATCTGGAGACTGAAATTAACAACATGGCACCGCCAAAGGATGGAATCACCAAGCCGGGAGG TTTCATCTATGAGCTGTTTGCGAAGGTTCACATCACATTTGAGACCAAGGTTGAAATCCTTCAACTCCTTGAGAAGATAATATCTCATCTGACTACAA GTTCAACTATATTTCACAACAAAGCAGCTGGCCTGGAGAAGTTCTGTGAAATAATCAAT ATTATTTTCAACAAAGCATCTCCTTCAGGTCAAGTGGAAGATTCCGGGCGATGCTACAAG GTTCATATACATCCATCTCAACAGAAAAAAGGCGGACGGACAGATCTCTGGACCAGTAAAAACCCAACAAAGGCCGCAAATAAACAAG GTTATACCTTGAGTTACTGGTGTTTTAGTCCCGGTTTCACCATGAAGGACTTGGTTGCTCAAGGAGTACGTAGCATCATCTTAACAAGTGGCACCCTGTCGCCTCTCAACTCGTTCAAGTCCGAGCTCCAGAT TGATTTCCCGATCCAGCTCGAGAACCCTCATGTGATCGGTAAACATCAGATGACTGTTGCCGTCATGACCAAAGGACCAGACAACACGGTGCTCAATTCCTCatatcaaacaagattcaataTAGACTACATCATGTCCCTCGGTAACGCCATCG TGAATTTCGCCCGTCTGGTACCCAACGGTCTTCTTGTGTTTTTCCCATCATATCCAGTCATGAACAACTCCCTGGAACAGTGGCAG GAGTCGGGAATACGGAATCGCATCTCACAATACAAGGAAGTCTTCGTTGAACCAAGAGGCAAGACTGACTTTGTACAA ACCATTGAAGCCTTCTATGAGAAAATCAACGACCCCAAACTAAACGGAGCTTGTTTCTTTGCTGTTTGCCGAGGAAAG GTTTCTGAGGGTCTGGACTTTGCGGACATTAACGGCAGAGCAGTCGTGATTACTGGTCTTCCGTACCCTCCGAGAATGGACGCTAAGATCCAGCTGAAGATGAAGTATTTAGACGAAGCCCGGAGAAGGAATAGCACT GCATTGAGCGGTCAGGAATGGTATTGTCAGCAGGCATCGAGAGCTGTCAATCAAGCTATTGGCCGAGTAATCAGACACAAGGAAGACTTTGGGGCTATTTTACTCTGTGACAAAAG ATTTTCTCATCACGACACCCGTATGCAGCTCCCGTCCTGGGTACGTCCCTATGTCAATGTCTACCAACAGTTCGGTAAAGCAATCCGAGATTTGACGACCTTCTTTAGAGAGACGGAGAAAATG ATGCCTAAGCCGAAGGTTAAGCAAGCCCGATCCTCAGCGCCAGTATTGATCAACCAATCTCAGTGTCATCAACAGCCCATCTCGGCCCCGCCCTTATCGTCGCTAGCTCCTGTTGCCAAAGCAACCCAGTTTGATATGCATGTCCCTAGCTTGAAGAGGAACAGAGATGGAA GCCACGTTTCTGAAGCGCAGTTGAAGATCATGTATGAAGACTCTCGACCTACACCAGCCAAGAAGGCAACGGGTCTCTTGAATGCTCTGAGCAACGTAGAG ACCACTTCTTTGGATCAAGATGATGGGTTTCTGTCTCAGAGAAGCAGTCAGTCCAAGAATGAACAATCATCTCTCCTGAGACGTCTGGACGaccagaagaaaaagaagaagattgtCATA AAACAACAAAATGGAGGTCGCTCTGTCTTGGACAAGAAGACGAGTTCAGAACCCAGTAATTCTGACCCAAAGAAAGAATCTACAAGCAGAGTTGAAAAGTTCATGCTCCCTGCGCAGCAATACATCGATGAG gTGAAGCGAACACTGAGTACAGATTCTTACAAAGCTTTCACCAGCATCCTTCGCAGTTATAAGAAG AACGATAACTTCTTGGTAACGACATCAGAGTTAGCCGATCTCTTCGTCACGTACGATGAGTCCAGATACCACCTTTTCAGAA ATTTCTACACATTTGCCCGTGCACCGCACAAGAAGAACTTTGACAAAATCTGTACGGACCTGACGGGCATTGGGTGTGGCTATAAACCCGAGCATAGTGTACCCCCTAAGCTGAAGAGAATCAAAGAGTTGCCGTCAG gtaacGAGACCAAACCCAGCCGTGTTGAAGTAAATCAACCCATCAATTCAACAGAGTCTGCGAAGGGATCTCTTCCTGGACACACCTCCAACCCCAACAAGAAACACAAATTCGACAGCATGACCTTGAGCAATATAACGGCATCGCTGAATCATTCTGATGAGATGTGTAGGGTCAACCATCTACAAGGTGCGTCAGTCACCAAGAACCCTCAACTGGCTCCTGAAGCAACCACGATCTCACATGTAGGAGGAAGTGATCGTGAGAAGCACCTTCCGAGGCCAGATGGTTTGCAAGTTCAGTCAAAGGATTATACATCCCTGATTGTTAAACAAAAGGAAGAAGCAGTCGTAAGCGATCGTCTCGAGCTTATACAAAGCTCACGCACAGAGAAAAACTGTTTCAAGGGTCGTCCTCAGGCGTTGGCTCTTAAATCAAGAGAGCATAAGCCTGCCGAATCAATCCACTTACAAGACACTTTATCCGCTCATCATAATCGGTCTAAGAATCCTGTACATCAAGAAGAAGGAAGGCTGGAGCCGAAGGATCAGGACGGCACAAACTGGATAGAGAGTGTGTCTGTGATCTCTCCAGGAGCTTTAGGTATCCTTGGTGAGAATTCAAACCAAGTCATGAGGAGCGAGAAAGCGGATCTTTCGGAGAAAGAGGAACGTCCGGAGGCATTGTCCGTTGATCTTTCAGAGCCTCAAAATGCTACTATTCCTCCCGTCTTCCTTGGAAGCCAGCCACATGTGGAAGAATTGAAAACAACGCAGAGGCCTGAACAGGAAAGCTCATCTCAAACCCTTAATCAGGACGGCGTGGATTTAAACGGGAAGGATCGCCAGGTTATTGATGAAGAAGAACCCATGTCTTTGGATTCTAGTGTTGATGATGTTGACGTCTTGGATGCCAGCAAAGACCTCTTTGATGATTGTGTTGGACAACCTGACCACCTCAGGGGGTCTGTCATGAACATTGAGAGTTCATCTTCCAAAGACTGTCCATCAATAAGAGAGACGAACACACAACAAGAAGACTCTAATCCTGAACATCAGAAGCCTCCTCAGGATGAGGTTCAAGTTGGGACTCGAAATCGGCAAGATTCAAACCTCGCTTCATCGACCAGATCAAAATGGCCCAGAGTTCAAAAGCTTGCACTTGAGATGAAGCGTAGCATTAAGGAAACAAGAGAGAGTGACAGCGGAGGTCTTAAAGAACAGAAAGATAAGCAAACAGTCGAAGAGGAAGATCAAGTGAAGGAACAGTCGGTAAACAAGAGTAAACACAAGTCTAAACGTCTCACTCCAAAAAGGCAGAGTGACAAAAGAAGGATGTGCATGCTTTCTGGCTCCTCAAAGAGAAACGCGGATGAGTTAAGCACCGAATCTGCCTCATCCTCATCTGAAAAGAGAACCGGACTTTTAGCTGAAGTTGATAAAAGAAAGACGCCCAAGAAAGCGAATGCTCCGTCCAAATCGTTTCATTTTAAACAAGGTTTGCTGGTGAAGAAGTCGGAGAAGACTCCAGAAAAACAAGGAAGCCTTGGGAAACTAGTAGACAGTACAAAATCAAAGAAAACTCCTGATAAACGAAAACTTACTAAAAcagaagacaacatcaaatCAAAGAAGACTCCAGATAAACATGGACGTCTAATAAAACCTCAAGATAGTCCGAAGTGCCTCACTCCAAGTAAGAAGAAATCAAAAACTTCAGATGGTTTAATGATGAAGTGGCAGACTTCTACAAACACTCCTACAAAGGTTTCAAAGAGTATAACGCCAAGTAAGAAGAAATCTTTACAAAGCCCAGGAACAGCAGGTAGAACACCATCATCCGTCTCCAAGCGGCAGGCCACAGAAGGCACACCATCGGACTCTAGGATAACTTCAGATAAGAGACGCAAAGAAACCGATCCTGAGACGCCGAAACATAAACACAGAAGGACAGATGGGAAATCAGGAAAAGTGACAAGACACCGTAAAGACGAAAGAGTTCATAGTGATTTTACTAAAGGTAGTGAAGACAATCTCAAAGAAAATTTTGTAATTGTTGACGGTCTCTTAAAGCACTCATGCAGCGACAAAAAGTCTCCAAGAAAACGCTTGAAAACTCCGAGCCCGAAAAAGAAACTCAAAAGGTGCATGCAACCTGAAGAAGACTTCCAAGCAGGTCTACAAGAATCAAAGAGTACACCATCCAAAGAGAAGAAAGCGAAATCAACGAGACTGAGAGCTCTCTTTAAAGAGCAGAGCGAGCCACAGACTGAGAAGAAGTTGAACTGCAACCTTGAGGCGCCTTGA